The following are from one region of the Sardina pilchardus chromosome 4, fSarPil1.1, whole genome shotgun sequence genome:
- the twist2 gene encoding twist-related protein 2 isoform X2: MEESSSSPVSPVDSIVTSEEELDRQQKRFGRKRRHSKKSSEDSSPPSSVKRGKKPSPSSTQSYEELQNQRVLANVRERQRTQSLNEAFASLRKIIPTLPSDKLSKIQTLKLASRYIDFLYQVLQSDEMDSKMSSCSYVAHERLSYAFSVWRMEGAWSMSASH, encoded by the coding sequence atggaagagagtTCAAGTTCTCCAGTCTCCCCTGTGGATAGCATAGTGACCAGcgaggaggagctggacagACAACAGAAAAGGTTTGGAAGGAAGAGGAGACACAGTAAAAAGTCGAGCGAGGACAGCAGTCCTCCGTCTTCCGTGAAACGGGGCAAAAAACCGAGCCCAAGCAGTACGCAGTCCTACGAGGAGTTGCAGAACCAGCGGGTGCTGGCCAACGTCAGGGAGAGGCAAAGGACTCAGTCGCTAAACGAAGCTTTTGCATCGTTACGAAAAATCATCCCAACTCTGCCGTCGGATAAACTCAGCAAGATACAGACTTTGAAGCTGGCATCCCGATACATTGATTTCCTCTACCAGGTGCTGCAGAGTGATGAGATGGACAGCAAGATGTCGAGTTGCAGTTACGTTGCGCACGAGAGACTCAGTTATGCTTTCTCGGTGTGGAGGATGGAGGGTGCGTGGTCAATGTCTGCGTCCCATTAG
- the twist2 gene encoding twist-related protein 2 isoform X1, translating to MEESSSSPVSPVDSIVTSEEELDRQQKRFGRKRRHSKKSSEDSSPPSSVKRGKKPSPSSTQSYEELQNQRVLANVRERQRTQSLNEAFASLRKIIPTLPSDKLSKIQTLKLASRYIDFLYQVLQSDEMDSKMSSCSYVAHERLSYAFSVWRMEDCLGLLPLSMKTPRE from the coding sequence atggaagagagtTCAAGTTCTCCAGTCTCCCCTGTGGATAGCATAGTGACCAGcgaggaggagctggacagACAACAGAAAAGGTTTGGAAGGAAGAGGAGACACAGTAAAAAGTCGAGCGAGGACAGCAGTCCTCCGTCTTCCGTGAAACGGGGCAAAAAACCGAGCCCAAGCAGTACGCAGTCCTACGAGGAGTTGCAGAACCAGCGGGTGCTGGCCAACGTCAGGGAGAGGCAAAGGACTCAGTCGCTAAACGAAGCTTTTGCATCGTTACGAAAAATCATCCCAACTCTGCCGTCGGATAAACTCAGCAAGATACAGACTTTGAAGCTGGCATCCCGATACATTGATTTCCTCTACCAGGTGCTGCAGAGTGATGAGATGGACAGCAAGATGTCGAGTTGCAGTTACGTTGCGCACGAGAGACTCAGTTATGCTTTCTCGGTGTGGAGGATGGAGG